GGATCGCGATGCTTGTATTGATAAAGCACGAATGAGCCAGTCATTCCGGGGTGCCATCGAAGTGGTCGGGGCAAGATCCTCAGGTTGATGTTGGCACGGCTCGACATCGCCAGCAGGTGATCCATTTGATCGGACATGACCCAGTCCGGGGCAATCGGCTCATCGAAAGCGTGGATGCTGACGATTGCTGAATACTTTACTGGTTCGATACCGGTGAGAATATTTTGCCGGTCGAGGCGAACTCGAATACGCGCATCGGCTTGCTGAGGAGTCAGACCTTCTTCGAAGATTGCGCGAGCATAGTCGGGTGTCTGCAGTAGTCCGGGAATGACATTGAGCGTCCACTCGGTGATTGCGCTCGCACCCTGCTCGCATTGCAGGAGTGTGGTCAATCCCGGCGTTAGTTCGGCTTGTCCGTCCGCTAGCCAGTTCGGATCGCGTACATGCCTGGCCAGGTCCATGATCCGGCGCTTCGGCTCGCCGATCACCCGCAGATAGCCCAGCAGGGTCGCCACGTCCTCGGTGGACGGCATGCGGGTTCCGGCTTCCCAGTGCGCGACGAGACTCGGGTTCAGGTCGAGTGCCCGAGACAGTTCGCGGAGGCCGAACTTCTTCGCTTCGCGCACTTCGCGCAGCGCCGCACCCAGCGCCACGGCGCGCGGGGTGCCAGAAGGCTTGGTCATGGGCGTCATCATACGTAATCGGATGATCACCCGGGTCGCCGTTGCCGTTTACCGCTGTGCACAGAAGGCTAACGTCAGCACGTTGCTGAATAGGGGAGACCGCTGTGTTGAGATGGCAGCAGGCCGAGGGAAAACGGCATGCCCTTGAAGGGCCTTTCGCGCCGCGTCCGGAGGAATCGTTCGTCGCGTTGTGCGGGGTGGAGGTGACCGTGGCACGGGAGGATGTTCCGCAGCTCGGCGGGAATTGGTTCGATCCGACGTGTGCGGTGTGTTCGTCGGCTTGGCTGAGCCGCACGTGAACGACATCTTGCTGCTCGAGCGGATCCGGGATCTGCACGCCTCGCTGGCCACGGATCTGGCGTTCCTGGCGCGCACGTTCGAGGAAAACCTGCCGCGCCCGGACGCGCTGCGCGACCTCGGCGAGCGGCTGCTCGACCTGGGTGGCGCGCTCGTGACCAGGTCGGACGAGCTGAACGCGGCCATCCTCGCGGTGCTGCCGCCCGACGGGTGGCTGCCCGAGGCCGGCACGCGCCGGCATGTGGTCGGGCTGGTGCACCAGGTGGGGCCGAGGCCGTTGCGGTGCGGGAACGTGTTCCTGGCGTTGTGCGGTTCGGCGTGTTACCCGTTCTACGGCCGCGACGCCACGAACCGCGCGGCGCGCCACCAAAGGTGCGAATCGTGCCAGGCCCGGGGCTCGTCCCGAGCGTGACCGGCGGTTTTCGTGTTGGCTGGACCGATGGCGGAGCCGAACCAGGAGAAGCAGCAGAAGACGAGCACCGAGCGGCTGTTCCGGATCGCGATCGCGCTCAAAGGGCTCGACGGCGCGCTGCAGCTGGTCGGGGCGCTGATCCTGGCGTTCATCCCGTCGACGGTGGTCACCGGCTTCACCCATGCCGTGATCACGCGCGACCTGCTGGGCGACCCGTCGGGCACGCTCGCCCACCACCTGGAGCTCGCGACCGAGCACTTCGTGGACGGCGGGACGAAAACGTTCGCGGTCGCGTACCTGCTGGCCCACGGCGTGATCAAGCTGGCGCTGGTGTTCGCGCTCTCGCGCAAGTGGGTGCGGGCGTACCCGGTGGCGATGGTGGTGCTGGGTGCGTTCGTGGTCTACGAGGTGTGCCGGGCGATCGACACGCATTCGATCGCGTTGCCGTTCTTCGCGGCACTCGACGCGGTGATCATCGTGCTCGTCTACCGCGAATACCGGCAGCTGCGCCGGGAACGCGCCGATCAGCGTGGATCAGGCAGCTCGGATTCAGGCAACGCTGGACCAGGCAGCTGAGGGAAATCGTTCGGTGACGATGGCGGCCACGTCCACCTGCGGCTGTTCGACGAAGAGCGCGGTGGCGTTGTCGGTGCCGCCGAGGGTGATGGCCGTCTCGACCAGCGCTGCGGCGCCGCGCGCGGGGTCGGCGAGGATCTCGTCGATGGTGGCGGGCGGAAGGACCTTGTGCACGCCGTCGCTGGTGAGCAGCAGGCCGCCGCCGACGACCTCCGTCGTGCTGATCTCGTCGGGCTTCGTGGTGCGCACGCTCGTGGTGACCATGTGCTCCATGCGCGGCGAGTACGGCTGGTGGCGCGCGCGGAAGTACTCGGCCAGCGTGTGGTCGGTGGTGAGCTTGCGGATCATGGTGCCGTCCCAGGCATACGCGCGGGAATCGCCGACCCGCGCGATGCGGTAGCCGCCGGGGAAGGGCATGGCGACCACGAGCACGGCGTCGCCGGTGCCGCCGAGCTCGCGCAGGGCGCGCTGGGCGTTGAGGATCGCCGCGACGGGCCCGCTCTGCACGGGCGTGCGCGCGGCGGCCGCGGCGGCGGTCTGTGCGGCGCGGCCGGCGCCGGGGTCGTCGCCGACGCCGTCGGCGAGCGCGAAGGTGATCCCGGGCGCGCCGGCGACGGCGTAGGCGCTCACGGCGTCGGCGTTGCGCTCGCGGGGGCCCTGGGCGCTGGCGGTGTGCCAGCGTGGGTATCCGGCCATCGTGACCTCCCGGGTGTTCGCGACTTCCCCCTTGCCCTCTCCAGACTGCGCCCGTTTCCTGGGAGCATCCTGAGGAGCGGCTGGTTTTCCCCTGTTGGCCTAAACCTCTGCCTCCACGTGGTCACTGGGTGAGGTCGTAAACGGTCGTGTTGCCGACGGCGGTGGCGGTGAAGTTCGCCGCGACCCACTCGGTGATCTCGCTGGAGCCGCCGCCGGGCCCGCCGCCGCGGCCGCCGTCGACGTAGTAGGAGATCTGGCCGTTCGACACGTACTGCTGGAACTCCGCCGGCGTCGGCGCCGCGTCGCTGCCGGACCAGCCGCCGATGCCGATCACGGACTTGCCGCTGGCCAGCTCCAAGCTCGCGGCCGACTGCGAGCCCGTGGTGGCGGCGGCCCACTTCGTGGTGGTCTGCGACAGCAGCCGGCCCACTTCGGAGTCGGCTGGTTCGTCACCGAAGCCGCCGCCGAAACCCCGGTTGGTGGCCGGGCCGGACGTCGGGATGGAGCCGGTGTGGGGCTGAGCGGCCGTGTCGACGGCGTACGCGGCGGTGCCGAGCCCGAGCGTCAGGACGCTCGCCGCGGCCAGGACCACCAGCGCCTTGCGGAGCGGGGGCACGCCGACGACCACGACCGTCGCGACGAGCACCCCCAACACCACGATGATCCACCGCAGCGCGGGGAACCAGTCGGGCGTGCGGTCGAGGAGGATGAAGCTCCACACGGCCGTCACGGCGATCATCGCGCCGAGCACGGCCCGTGGCGCGGTTTGTGCGCGGCCTTGCCACAGCGCGTGGCCGGAAATCGCGACCAGGGCGGCGATCGCGGGGGCGAGCTGCACGGCGTAGTACGGGTGGACGGTGCCGCTCATGAAGCTGAACACCAGCCCCGTGACGACCAACCACCCGCCCCAGACGACAAGCGCGGCGCGGGTGCGGTCGGTGCGCGCGGCGCGGCGAGTGAACCACAGGCCGGCGACGATTCCGATGACCGCGGCGGGCAGCAGCCAGGAGACCTCCGTGCCGAAGCTGGGGCCGAACATCCGGCCGAGGCCGGAGCTGCCGCCGAACATCGTGTTGCCACCCGCGTTGCCGCCTCCGCCGAAGCCGCCTCCACCGTTGCCTTCGCCGCCGAAGATGCGGCCGAGACCGTTGTAGCCGAGGGCGAGCTCCAAAAGGCTGTCGCCGGTGCTGCCGCCGATATAGGGACGTGAGGCCGCAGGCCACAGCTCGACGAGCGCCACGAACCAGCCCGCGGACACGACCACGGCGGCCGCGGCGGCCAGGAGGTGGAGCAAGCGCTTCCCGAGCGTCGTCGGAGCGGCGATGAGGTAGGCCAGCGCGAAGGCGGGCAGGACGAGGAAGGCCTGCATCATCTTCGTCAGGAAACCGAAGCCGATGGCCACGCCGGCCAGTGCCAGCCAGCCCGGGCTCGCCTTTTCCAGCGCACGCACGGTGAAGTAGGCGGCGGCGATGAGCAGGAGGACGAGCAGGGCGTCGGGGTTGTCGAAGCGGAACATCAGCGCGGCCACGGGCGTCAGCGCGAGGCCGGCGCCGGCGAGGAGGCCGGGGACGGGGCCGGAGACACGGCGCACCGTGAGGTAGAGCAGGCCGACGGACGCGACGCCCATGAGCGCCTGCGGGGCCAGCACCGTGAAGCTGGAGAAGCCGAAGATGCGGGCGAAGGCCGTGCCGACCCAGAGGGCGGCGGGCGGTTTGTCGACGGTGATCACGTTGCCGGCGTCGAGCGAGCCGAAGAGCCAGGCCTCGACGTTCTGCGTGCCGGACTGCACGGCGGCGGCGTAAAAGGAGTTGCCGAAGCCCGAGGCGGTGAGATCCCAGAAGTAGAGCACGGCCGTGAGCGCGAGGAGGCCGAACACAGCCGGGCGACCCCAGCGTTGCTCTTTGCGATGTGCGGGTTTCTGTCTGGCGGGGACGGCGAGCGTGGCAGTCATGGGGTCTCCTCGGACGGGCGCCGGCCGGGGTTGAACACCCAGCCGCGCAGCAGCAGGAAGCGCAGCACCGTGGCGGCGAGGTTCGCCAGCACGAGCACGGTGGTCTCCAGCACGAGCCCGGGGTGGGTCGTGTGGTTGAGCAGGGCCAGCGAGCCGCTGGTGAGCACGAGGCCGAGACCGAACACGATCAGGCCCTCGAACTGGTGGCGCCCGGCCCCGCCGCGGCCGCGGACGCCGAACGTGACGCGGCGGTTCACCGCGGTGTTGGCGACGGCCGTGACGAACAGAGCCAGGAAGTTCGCGGGTTGCGAGCCGATTCCGTTGCGCAACAAGAGGAACAGCAGCAGGTATGCGGCGGTGCTGGCGACCCCGACCGCGGCAAAGCGCACGAGCTGCTTCACGAGGCTGGGCGAGACGCCGGGCGCGGTGACGCCGATGGGCTCGCGGCCGAGCTGCTCGCGCAGGCGGCGCACGGGGATCGCGCCGGTGAACGTGGCGCGCGTGATGCGCACGATGCCCTTGAGGTCTTCGGTGGCAGTCTTGACGATGTGGACGGACGAACCGGGGTCGTCCACCCAATCGACCGGCACTTCGTGGATCCTCAGACCCGAGCGCTGGGCGAGGACGAGGAGCTCGGTGTCGAAGAACCAGCCCGTGTCCTGCACGTGGGGGAGCAGGCGGCGGGCGACGTCGGCGCGGATGGCCTTGAAGCCGCACTGCGCGTCGGAGAACCGGGCGGCGAGCGCGCTTTTGAGGATGAGGTTGTAGCAGCGGGAAATGAACTCACGTTTCGGCCCTCGCACCACACGCGCACCGCGTGCGAGCCGGCTGCCGATGGCGAGGTCCGAGTGACCCGAGAGCAGCGGCGCCACGAGCGGCTGCAGGGCGGCGAGATCGGTGGAGAGGTCGACGTCCATGTAGGCCAGCACCTGGGCGTCCGAAGTGGACCAGACGGCGTTGAGTGCGCGGCCGCGACCCTTCTCGCCGAGGTGGTGGACCTCGACCTGGGCGAACTCTCTGGCGAGCCGCTCGGCGACGTGGAGCGTCTTGTCGGTGCTCGCGTTGTCCGCGATGGTGATGCGGTAGGCGTAGCCGGCTTGCTCCTCGAGGTGCGCGTGCAGGCGGCGGATGCAGGGCTCCAGGTCGGTTTCCTCGTTGTACACCGGAATCACGACGTCGAGCACCGGCTGCGGCCCACCGAGGCCGACCGGCGTCGACCCGGGCCGGGGCTGGGGCACTTCGGCCTTGGCCCCGGTTCCGGTTCCGTTTCGGGAGGGTGCGGTGGCGTTCATGGCAGCCATCGTTCGGCCCCCGGCTTTGGCCGGCTTGTGGCGGCGCTGTGGGGCGCCTGTGGGTCGGTTCCCCATCGGGTGATCTTGAACGGCTCGGGGTTGCAGCGGACTCGCTGTGCAGCGCGGCGTTCAGGGCCGAGAGCCCCTGCGGAGCTCACCGACGGGCACAGCCGCCTCACCGGGGACGGCGGGGCAGACCCAGGCCGCGACGCCGTTGAGGACCAGCGGGGTCATGGGATGGCCGTGGTCGTGATCGACACAGTGCGGCCAGGCAACACCTCGGCCACCAGGGCGGTGGTTCTCCAGGACGAGGTCCTGAGCGAAGGAGGCGAGCGCGGGGCTGTCCGGCGCCCCGCCGCCGTTGGGTACTCCCGCGTCAGCCCAGGCATCGCTGCGCCGGTGCGTTCGGGTTGGGCAGGCTGAATCGCCGCCCGAGTGCTGTGCCGGGGGTTGCTCGTAGGATGGGCGGATGCTGTTCGAGGCACGGCTGCGGGAAGGCATCCACGCGGGGCGCGTGACCGTGATGGTGCGCAGGTGGGCGCGCAACAAGGCGATCGCCGGGCATCGGTACCGCACGGGCGTGGACCTGATCGAGGTGGAGCACGTCGACGAGGTGACCGTCGCGGATCTGACGGACGAGGACGCCGCGGCGGCCGGATACGCGGATCTGGCGGAGCTGGTTTCGAACCTGCGTGGCGACGAGTCGGTGCCGTTGTACCGGGTCTCGTTCCACGTCGTGCAGAGCGGGGATCCGCGGGCCGCGCTGGCGGCCGACGCGGCGTTGTCGGGTCCGGACGTCGAGGCGATTTCCGCGCGGTTGACGAGGTTTGACGCCTCAGGTCCGGCTGGGCCGTGGACGAGGGCTGCTTTGGAGGCGATCGCGGCGAACCCGGGGCTGCGGGCGGGGACGCTGGCCGAGCAGCTGGGGTGGGCGGAGCTGCTGGTGTTCAAGCGGTCCGTGCGCAAGCTGAAGGATCTGGGCCTCACGCTCTCGCTCGAGGTGGGCTACCGGATTTCGCCGCGAGGCGCGGCTTATCTCAGTTTGTCAGGTCGTACACGGTGACACCGTCCACTGTGGTCGCCCGGAAGTGGTCGGCGACCCAGGTGGCGATCTGCTGGGCGTCGTCGCTGCCGGAGCTGCCTTGCATCATGAGGCCGTCGCCGAGGAAGTAGTGGATTTGTCCATCGTGGACGTATTGCTGGAACTGGGCCAGGGTCGGGTACGGGTCGGTGCCGTTGAAGCCGCCGACGGCGAGGACGGGGAGGTTGCTCGCGAGCTGGTAGCCGGCGGCGTTGTTGGAGCCGACGGTGGCGGCGGTCCAGGTGTGGCCGGGGACTTGCAGGAGTGCGGTGAGGTTCGGGCCGGGGGTCACGGTGCCGAAGAGGCCACCGGCCATGCCGCCGCCACGACCGCCGCCTCCGAAGCCGCCACCACCGAAGCCTCGGCCGGTTGACGGCCCGGCCGAGGGAATGGCGCCGCCGTGGGGAGTCGCCGCTGTGGCGATCGTGTAAGCGCCCGAAGCGGCCAGCAGCGTCACCAGGCCCAGGACCGCGAGCCCCCGCGCGGCGGTGCGGCCGAGCTGGTTGACGAAGAACACCGCGACCGCCGCGGACAGCCCCGCGACCAGAATCGCGGGCGCCAGCCACGGTTGCCAGGACGGTTCGGCCATCAGCAGGACGTAGGAGGTCACGGCCGTGAGTGCGAGACCGCCGCTGAGCGCGCCGGCTGCGGCGGGGTCGTCGCGCAGGCGCCACAGCTGCACCACGGCCGTGCCGACGAGCGCCGCGACGGCCGGGGCCAGGGCGACCGTGTAGTACGGGTGGATGATGCCGCCCATGTAGCTGAAGACGATCGCGGTCACCAGCAGCCAGCCGCCCCAGATCACGAGTGCCGCGCGGCTGCGGTCGGTGCGGGGCGCTCGGCGCGTGAACCACAGGC
The sequence above is a segment of the Amycolatopsis sp. 2-15 genome. Coding sequences within it:
- a CDS encoding DUF2127 domain-containing protein, which encodes MAEPNQEKQQKTSTERLFRIAIALKGLDGALQLVGALILAFIPSTVVTGFTHAVITRDLLGDPSGTLAHHLELATEHFVDGGTKTFAVAYLLAHGVIKLALVFALSRKWVRAYPVAMVVLGAFVVYEVCRAIDTHSIALPFFAALDAVIIVLVYREYRQLRRERADQRGSGSSDSGNAGPGS
- a CDS encoding Scr1 family TA system antitoxin-like transcriptional regulator; this translates as MTKPSGTPRAVALGAALREVREAKKFGLRELSRALDLNPSLVAHWEAGTRMPSTEDVATLLGYLRVIGEPKRRIMDLARHVRDPNWLADGQAELTPGLTTLLQCEQGASAITEWTLNVIPGLLQTPDYARAIFEEGLTPQQADARIRVRLDRQNILTGIEPVKYSAIVSIHAFDEPIAPDWVMSDQMDHLLAMSSRANINLRILPRPLRWHPGMTGSFVLYQYKHRDPIVLLEQHSTTSFLSNDKDWGLYQRLAKLLAGEALSEDASRELIAEAAR
- a CDS encoding bifunctional glycosyltransferase family 2/GtrA family protein, which encodes MNATAPSRNGTGTGAKAEVPQPRPGSTPVGLGGPQPVLDVVIPVYNEETDLEPCIRRLHAHLEEQAGYAYRITIADNASTDKTLHVAERLAREFAQVEVHHLGEKGRGRALNAVWSTSDAQVLAYMDVDLSTDLAALQPLVAPLLSGHSDLAIGSRLARGARVVRGPKREFISRCYNLILKSALAARFSDAQCGFKAIRADVARRLLPHVQDTGWFFDTELLVLAQRSGLRIHEVPVDWVDDPGSSVHIVKTATEDLKGIVRITRATFTGAIPVRRLREQLGREPIGVTAPGVSPSLVKQLVRFAAVGVASTAAYLLLFLLLRNGIGSQPANFLALFVTAVANTAVNRRVTFGVRGRGGAGRHQFEGLIVFGLGLVLTSGSLALLNHTTHPGLVLETTVLVLANLAATVLRFLLLRGWVFNPGRRPSEETP
- a CDS encoding PP2C family protein-serine/threonine phosphatase produces the protein MAGYPRWHTASAQGPRERNADAVSAYAVAGAPGITFALADGVGDDPGAGRAAQTAAAAAARTPVQSGPVAAILNAQRALRELGGTGDAVLVVAMPFPGGYRIARVGDSRAYAWDGTMIRKLTTDHTLAEYFRARHQPYSPRMEHMVTTSVRTTKPDEISTTEVVGGGLLLTSDGVHKVLPPATIDEILADPARGAAALVETAITLGGTDNATALFVEQPQVDVAAIVTERFPSAAWSSVA
- a CDS encoding zinc finger protein translates to MLRWQQAEGKRHALEGPFAPRPEESFVALCGVEVTVAREDVPQLGGNWFDPTCAVCSSAWLSRT
- a CDS encoding glycosyltransferase family 39 protein, which translates into the protein MTATLAVPARQKPAHRKEQRWGRPAVFGLLALTAVLYFWDLTASGFGNSFYAAAVQSGTQNVEAWLFGSLDAGNVITVDKPPAALWVGTAFARIFGFSSFTVLAPQALMGVASVGLLYLTVRRVSGPVPGLLAGAGLALTPVAALMFRFDNPDALLVLLLIAAAYFTVRALEKASPGWLALAGVAIGFGFLTKMMQAFLVLPAFALAYLIAAPTTLGKRLLHLLAAAAAVVVSAGWFVALVELWPAASRPYIGGSTGDSLLELALGYNGLGRIFGGEGNGGGGFGGGGNAGGNTMFGGSSGLGRMFGPSFGTEVSWLLPAAVIGIVAGLWFTRRAARTDRTRAALVVWGGWLVVTGLVFSFMSGTVHPYYAVQLAPAIAALVAISGHALWQGRAQTAPRAVLGAMIAVTAVWSFILLDRTPDWFPALRWIIVVLGVLVATVVVVGVPPLRKALVVLAAASVLTLGLGTAAYAVDTAAQPHTGSIPTSGPATNRGFGGGFGDEPADSEVGRLLSQTTTKWAAATTGSQSAASLELASGKSVIGIGGWSGSDAAPTPAEFQQYVSNGQISYYVDGGRGGGPGGGSSEITEWVAANFTATAVGNTTVYDLTQ